The following coding sequences lie in one Hoplias malabaricus isolate fHopMal1 chromosome 14, fHopMal1.hap1, whole genome shotgun sequence genomic window:
- the LOC136666270 gene encoding Fc receptor-like protein 5 gives MTEFGYTMENVLLPATSSSMIGFAVEYKPKLKVQPQDAVFTGDTVTLSCEPPDYTGWEFYWYKNSQNLQPLLIPENRHNNRVSVTVSTPGETKFQCGVRRPGDSRSYSSDTVQVTVRERLTPTVRVKPAQSVYIRERVTLTCDIRSGDDWKYEWKKKDGALHSSQRQGKEYTIPSVDTSDEGDYTCKRKGSSDRIYTHTSAPLTLTVSEIPKPTITSSSKGAALTGNTVTLYCTLGQSDGWTFYWFKRVHIPQITTSSYTIDSVSVSERGQYWCRAQRGSPHYYTDYYTDSDGFYLSITGE, from the exons ATGACAGAGTTTGGATACACCATGGAGAAcgttctgctgcctgcaacatcctccagcatgaTCGGTTTTGCAGTAg AATATAAACCCAAACTGAAAGTGCAGCCTCAGGACGCAGTCTTTACCGGAGACACAGTTACTCTGAGCTGTGAGCCGCCAGATTACACTGGATGGGAGTTTTACTGGTATAAAAACTCTCAGAATTTACAACCTCTTCTGATTCCTGAAAATAGACacaacaacagagtcagtgTAACAGTGTCTACTCCAGGAGAAACAAAGTTCCAGTGTGGAGTGCGCCGGCCAGGTGACAGTCGTTCTTACTCCAGTGACACCGTCCAGGTTACAGTCAGAG AGCGATTAACACCTACAGTGAGGGTCAAACCAGCTCAGAGTGTTtacatcagagagagagtcactctgACATGTGACATACGAAGTGGAGATGACTGGAAGTATGAGTGGAAAAAGAAAGATGGTGCTTTGCACAGTTCTCAGAGGCAGGGCAAGGAATATACAATCCCTTCTGTTGATACGTCTGATGAAGGTGATTATACCTGTAAAAGAAAAGGATCTTCAGAccgaatatacacacacaccagcgcCCCTTTAACACTgactgtatcag AAATACCTAAACCTACAATCACTTCAAGCTCTAAAGGAGCTGCACTGACAGGAAACACAGTGACTCTGTACTGTACACTGGGTCAGTCTGATGGATGGACGTTCTACTGGTTCAAACGCGTACACATCCCTCAGATCACAACCAGCTCCTACACCATCGACTCAGTTAGTGTCTCTGAAAGAGGTCAGTACTGGTGCAGAGCTCAGAGAGGAAGCCCACACTACTACACAGACTACTACACAGACAGTGATGGATTCTACTTATCCATCACTGGTGAGTAA